One window of the Eucalyptus grandis isolate ANBG69807.140 chromosome 8, ASM1654582v1, whole genome shotgun sequence genome contains the following:
- the LOC120287101 gene encoding uncharacterized protein LOC120287101 translates to MVCDNKIYVTGDQSTSFSAKGIPSAEVYDLSSVPSMSMSSKVQVIGGYNEKLDSGHTIPFIVEHGSVDVYNPNMGRWELMATMWQSDVPPSQILALDDGRLFTSGDRRRSWKGYIIAHDPELNMWDTVPGSLQETVFSGGHV, encoded by the exons ATGGTGTGCGACAACAAAATATACGTCACTGGGGACCAGTCCACTTCGTTTAGTGCTAAGGGAATCCCATCTGCCGAGGTGTATGATCTGAGTTCTGTGCCTAGCATGAGCATGTCGAG TAAAGTCCAAGTGATCGGCGGATACAACGAGAAGCTAGACTCGGGTCACACAATCCCTTTCATCGTGGAGCATGGCTCGGTCGATGTGTACAATCCGAACATGGGGAGATGGGAACTGATGGCGACAATGTGGCAATCGGATGTTCCACCTAGCCAAATTCTTGCCCTTGATGATGGGAGGCTGTTCACCTCAGGAGATCGCCGCAGGTCTTGGAAGGGCTACATCATTGCCCATGATCCCGAGCTCAACATGTGGGACACCGTCCCTGGGTCGCTACAAGAGACTGTCTTCAGCGGTGGCCATGTCTGA